The following is a genomic window from Nymphaea colorata isolate Beijing-Zhang1983 chromosome 3, ASM883128v2, whole genome shotgun sequence.
TATACACTATATATGAGGGGAGATCCTTGCTGAGAATGGCATCTTAGAACTCAAACAAGATCAAAGATTGTGGGCCTTTTAAATTCTCATGGCAGGCATAGGCAGATTCCCGTTTGCTAGCACCATTATTATCATCGCCCATCTCCTTTTGTCCCACCTCTTCGTCCCTGCAACATCGGCTGGTAGCTCCTTCGTCTTTAATGGCTTCCGCGGTTCCAACCTAACCTTAACGGGGTCTGCTATAGTCACAGGCCTTGGTGCTCTGCGTCTCACTAACAACTCTAACCTCTTGTCTAGTGGCTACACCGGCCATGCTTTCTACCCTATGCCTCTGCGTTTCAAGGAACCGTCACCTGTTAACAGAACTTTCTCCTTCAGCAGTCGGTTCGTCTTTGCTATTGTTTCGGAGCAGCAGAATTTTGGCGGCTGCGGCTTTGCGTTCACTATTGCGCCCTCCTCCGACCTGCCCACGGCTGTGGCTGGCAACTTCATGGGCCTCCTCAACAAATCCACCGATGGCAAACCCTCCAATCACATATTTGCAGTCGAATTCGACACTGTGGAGGGAGCATCGGTGAAGGATCCCGACGACAACCACGTCGGCGTCGACATCAACAGTGTGACCTCCAACTTCACTGAGCCTGCGGCTTACTACACGGATGAGTCGACGAATCAAACGATTAATCTGCAAAGTGGTGAAAGCTTGCAGGCATGGATCGACTACGATGGTGTCTCAGGGTTCATCAACATTACCATAGCTCCTTTGTCCCATCCTCTAAGGCCTCACCGCCCCCTGATATCACGCTCTCTAAATTTATCTCCTCTTCTGCAAGAATTCATGTACGTAGGATTCTCTTCCAGCACCAAGAAGGTATTCAGTGAACACTATATCCTAGGGTGGAGCTTTGCAATCAATGGAGATGCTCCACCTCTGGACTTGTCAAAACTTCCCCGGTATCCAAAGATTAAACAGACTTCGAAAACCTCTAGACTCCTGCCATATACTTCAACCTTAGGACTCTTCCTTGTCACCGCCATAGCCATTGCTTCCTTTCTACTGTACAGAAGGTGGAGGCTTTATTCAGAGACAGTTGAAGAATGGGAACTGAATTACCCTCACAGATTCCCCTACAAGGAACTTTATAGAGCAACCAAAGGTTTTAGGGAAAAGGAACTTTTGGGCAGGGGAGGTTTTGGCAGTGTTTACAAAGGAGTGCTGCCCAGCTGCGGCTTGGAGGTTGCCGTCAAGAAGGTGACAAATGGTGCCACACAGGGGATGAGAGAGTTTGTAGCCGAGATATCAAGCTTGGGGAGGTTGAGGCATAGGAACTTAGTCCAGCTCCAGGGTTGGTGCAGGCGTGGAGAGGACCTTCTTCTGGTGTATGATTTCATGGTTAATGGAAGCCTAGATACCTTTCTTTTCGACCAGCAAAAAGGACTCCTCGCCTGGGAGGTAAGGTTCAAGATTCTCAAGGGAATTGCTTCAGGCCTGCTGTATCTGCATGAAGGGTGGGAGCAGGTGGTTGTGCACAGGGACATAAAGGCAAGCAATGTATTATTGGACGCTGAAATGAATGGCAAGCTCAGTGATTTTGGCCTTGCAAAGTTCTATGATCATGGAAGCAACCCCCAAACGACTCGTGTTGTAGGCACACTGGGTTACATGGCACCTGAACTCTCGCAGACCGGCAAGGCCACGACGAGTGCCGATGTCTTCTCCTTTGGCGCATTGCTTCTTGAGGTGGCGTGTGGTAGGCAGCCCATGGACTATAAGAAATCTGAGGAAGAAGTCATGGTGGCAGACTGGGTGCTCATGTGCTGGAGGAGTGGAAGGATACTTAATGCAGTGGATAAGCGGCTTGGTATGAATTATGTAAGGGAAGAGGCAGAATTGGTGCTCAAGCTTGGCATCCTCTGTTCCCAGACTGCACCTCAAGCTAGGCCTAACATGGTGCAGGTGGTTCAGTTTCTCAATGGGGATGCATCTATGGAGAACTTTGCAGTTGAAAGTGTAGTCATGAAGTCTGATTGTGGGGGCTTTGAACAGCTAGCCCTTGCTTACCCTTCTTCTGATAGGTTGTCGAGCTCGTCTTGATCGAACTAACATCATTTCCTTTGGTGCCCAGGCTTGGTATCCTCTGCTCTCAGACTCCATCTGAGGCTAGGCCTAGCCCTCCTTTTGCCCTTCTTCTGATAAGTCGTCGTTGAGCTCTCTTGATAGAACTGACATCATTTCCTCATTGTTCGAACCAACAAGTAAAGAAAATTGAGCAGTATGAGTGCTCTTTTTCTTATGAATAACACGAAACAGTCTTAATAGTTTCCCAGTTGAATATGTATAATTCCAACTTATTCATGAAGCAAGCTGAGTTTGTTCATGGTGCCTGTATATTTAATATACTTCACAAATCTTGCGCCATTCAATAAATGAAATGTCCTCTTAGTGTAATTCAGGATACTTAAGGTGTGCTCTCATATTCAGGATATTATTGTCCGAACAAAACTGTTGGCCAGGCCAAAACATGTTGATTGTGGACACGCAGACAAGATATCCAGTAAGGCCAATTTTTAAACGTCGGCAGACAAGATATCTAACTGTTGGTTTTCCTTGTTTTGCCTTCCCCTTCTCCGATTTCTGTATaaagtgaaaagaaagagaggtaaGCTTCGTTGTAGAATGGGAGAGTCGTGGACTTCAACAGGTAAACTAAGGGTAGGACttgttttaaaaagaaattgtggGTATGGCAAGCGCAAATGCCGAAAAAGATCGGTTTCAGTTCACAAAAACTAGTGCTTATTCATCCTGTTCTTGACATGAGTTCAGAAAGGGAAGTTCCCTCTTTCAAGTGGAGCCACAAGATTCCCACGGTTAAATTTCGAAAACAGGTCAATATCAAGGCACATCGGAGTTTGATTTTTCAAACACATCTTTGGCCTCAGAGTTGTAAGAAGTTCAAAGGGTCCAAGGATTTCACAAGTACTTTGCCAGCCTAAAGTTGCAGAATTGGGATGTgggttaaaaaataaataagcaaacgcgtaaaaaaaaaaaaataataaaccaCTTGTCAATTTGTAAAGAGACATTTGATTTTGGTATCCTTGACACATTCTGCTTTTCTAGGGGACCAGAGGCCTTGCTTCTGCTCTCTTTGATGTTCCAACCACCAAGACTTGACGCTGAAATGAATTGGACGTACGTGGAGTCTAGCGTGTCAACAAGAACAAACAATCGCTTGTCAACTTATTTTCCAACGAATTCAGAGAAGCGGCCCACATTCATCAGAGACAAAACTCATTAACGTCTGCCCTTTACGCGGTACCCACCCTGGAATCGACCagagcattttttttctcccaacGTAACCACATGCAGCGAATTTGAATCGATAATGCGAACAGGGCGTCAACAGGATATATATTTACTCCCTCAGATCATGCGTAACTATCATCTGAACTTGGCTTAGAAAGTTCATGGTGCAGAGTCGTACCTGCTCTTAAGAAATAAGTGCGCATATATTAACTCATTTTCACAGGTTCAATTAATAAGTAATCCTCTGTCTTTGCTGATTTTGGAACAACTATTCATACAACTGCAAATGAATTAAAATGAGACATGagtgttggatagtggccatgagccctaTCGTCCCTCAAAATTACGAGATTAACATGAAATAAGTTTCAAAATAAAGATTTCATAAATAAATTCTAAGATTTACATTACTTGTCTTTTTCCGATTATCTCTCACTAGCAAAAATCGTGCGCTAGGAAAACGGGAAAACCTACAAAGCTGGTCTGTAATCCCAGCACAACTCGATCTAGGGTTTTGTTTGAGAGGGTGTAAtcatcccaaatttttctaaaggactatgatgttttatccaagtgcgaaattcaaattaaggcacaagatttccaaaatacaactttcagatccaaattaaatccaaaatactactctcaaatccaaattaaatccaaaatagaactttcagatccaaattaaatccaaaatactacttttagatccaaaacccaagtttagatccaaatcaatcatttaagactaatttgcctttccttttgaccaaaaaacctccttttatatggtgattttagtcttttttttaaacaaaaccgatttgcccctccttttgaccaaaaaaacctccctttagagggtgattctagttttttttaaacaagaccgatttgcccctccttttgaccaaaaaacctccttttataaggtgattttagtctttttttaaacaagaccgatttgcccctccttttgaccaaaaaacctctttttagagggtgattttagacttttataaacaagaccgatttgcccctccttttgaccaaaaaacctccttttagagggtgattttagtctttttggtaaacaagaccaatttgcccattcttttgaccaaaaaacatccttttagagggtgattttattcttttttggttgacaagacccatttgcccttccttttggcaaaaaaatcttcttttggagggtgattttagtctttttaggtcaaaaaaattcaaattttgggttttggctccaaaatcatctataaataccccccatatcctccctcttgggcaagattggtccttgggagaaactctagtgtattctcacttgaagacttagagtttctgttgagttttctctctctccctctctctctttccatttccttctccaacttagagcaagcactcttggagcttcattcaaaaggggatcttcaagtgaaggttttcatctttcttaggtcatttcccattagaagtatgtaatcttcatccttctcatttctctcttctttcttttcattaatattcttattattatgttatttgctttttcttaaatatagtctttgttttcattttctcttcacatcttcacttccccatgaccaaaggagatagcactcaacatctttttagagacaagaggctatgctcaaatgcaccgggagcatgagaagatgagatgatattttattttatgattaaatcatgctctttcaagtattcttgttgttcttgttctttctctttatcaatatcttcttgctctttcttctcttcaatatatattcttgttgttgttattcttttcctcaatgaatatatttttgttgttattgttatttcatttctttaatatagtcttattcttgttatttcattttttcgttattgtttctctttctacattttctcctcatcttcatctctccacgGCTAAAGAATGTAgctttcaatctctttttagagacaagaggctataatcaaagtgcaccgggagcatggaaagatgagatgatctttcattttaatcatgttctttcttttcatgaatacattcttattgttcttttgtttcctcttattttcctctcttcctcatttctccatggccaaaagagatagctctcaatctctattttagagtcaagaggctatactcaagtgcaccgggaacatgagaagatgaggtggtatatcaattcatagttacatcatgtcttccctcctaattgaactttgctttttttcatcatcctctttctttctttccttccttgaaagttatctatatattatgcatgcatagttgcttggttatttacttacatgtgaatgcatgtcgggaatgagagtgtggtttggggactctttattttcatattaatctttgaggttgggatttgtccaacccgggataaaccctcacaaaaatgtacatgttaatatgcatttccatatcattttgcgctagtttccttcttaatcatcacattaggaaccctaacgagtgtctcgttatgttgcttgttttcttccatacccaacggtggaagaaatatatcccttataacaaaccaaataataacattttatgcttatataaatcatattttctaaaacattttcaaaaagaaccttctaacatggccttagggacttagcttaaactcttgcatgagtccaagctcccctccggcccacatcaaacttgaagttggtaattttaagttgttctttgatttttctaatcttgtgaaggtattgATGTATaccatgttatatacatttatgccaacatgatgacccccatctttctctctctatgctttcactttctattttataaattttcatatgtgcatgaatacgtatgtacatgtgctccatctcctctctttcaaatatttatttctcttttcaagaccaatatcttctcttataacatttctcatacccatatatgcgtatgatatttttcttttcctctaaaatctctctttttcttcgaatcaatacatctttttctcttaagttttcatatatgtatatatgtgatagtatgtacacatgtatgcatgtctttctctatatctctctctttcctttcataagagtgttttatctattgtattctttttaacattctcatctcatgaactttttatttaccaacttcaataagaccacaaaccaagtaatgacccaatattggaatcatgcttgatggtctacaatctctatccattttcaaaaacttttccttcttatatacaataattataataacgaaatcttagatgtatgttgtggtaggattgacattagatgaatgttgtggtatgaatgttttatatttttttcaatcatatagggtaaatgcatccatgcattctcacacactttatttcatttatgatcacaagcacctctccaaaggaacttaagcaagaagggatggagctctagctaggtggtaacgaattagagcaaaatctcaaagctacttaaagtcttaagaaaacactaaagtgatttcaaaatgttttcacaagtttttcaaatgatatttactagtttcactttttcctcaaaacatttcacattttcaagcaattcttcaagaaccctttcaaaagtttgaaactccaaactttcaatattttctacaccgcatatagaatcaaaaagatgtttaagttaaaacgaaatgcatcaatgataaacatagtccttgggttgattacccccggtaaaggcaccgggaacggtcgatcctcgtaccgacgggcgagtccctttctttcctctttcaaaacaaaaaccttatttttctggagcactccaaaaccaatgaaaattttgggatgcaaacagatggcgaccgtgatgggacccgtcatcgtttggctatgattattgatgcattttcattaatttgaacatctcatgtattgccaatgataaagcatgtcccctatttttgcctcgaccccattggcatttcattgcattgtttggtgattgtgaatgttttcttgcacataggtctaattgagaaggatcaatcatgttcacacatatttatgatcacataccacccttctcaatttaggagttgtttgaaagtCATGCTTGCtattctattttaatcttcaaacttaggcaacattgcattagagacaactcaatttatatgatttctcatatttcaaaattcctcatacctatttgtcccggtcatcatgttgtcgggcttggtctttggcggtagcacaagactaagccttacaactagaccacaccttgggcgggaacgccccctcgttagtatcatgagtggtaatttatggtatatcgacgagtgatcaagaagaagttgatgaactctacccttagttgcctaaggaagaatctatgctcgtactaagccatttggctaaggtatataagcataacttgatatcggattatcgtgacacaaaattatctcaattaggttcctatacccaatttttaaaaaaaaaaaaaaaaaaaaattatttcatgatagatgttgatgtgcgtgaaaccttatgtgatgatttgcaacctcattccacacatctacctcatattgtctttgtcaacctagtcaatgttttccactaattcaatttttatctttttagagtcatcattcaagatgtattctttccaacgtggtgtcacattcccttatgatcacatcctctttggggaaggtcccgaacggtccacctacatttctcttgagtctcaacctttggctcccgaatggtatcggacttggcatcccaccttctcttggatgtttccttcttactttgaagaatgtgggctagagacagtggcagctggaggaatgcaatcgccgagcgttggaacccaaggacctcctctttttggtttccatggggagaaatgacaatattactagatgaatttgccgaaatactagaccttcctaccccaacttgtgacccaaatgatctattggaaaaacaattccttatgaacccaaccaaggtcaatgcaaatgacctcattgctcactttactggacgaaaaacttggcctttagtagaaaaccatgaaaatcaaagcatcaacatgaaaaatttgtatgaagaatttggaacctatgttgaaccttctaccctacctcgaaaagtcatagggagaattaaacattgtatgatgctctgcacagtaggagtgaccatttttaccaatggaagtaaccttttagatgtccgtattgcccaactttttcgagtatgggggcatagagggacccgacacttgtcagtagcaatgacagccttagccttcctttaccgaggactcacccgctttaccatgggagatatcgacttcatagaaggatggacatatgctttacaattgtggttcttcaagcatgcgggaccctaagccagtctattcagaaacactgatggatcattgacaaccttggagcaataccgttgtttgatcgagcaattgaatgaagaagagatcatttgggattattgtgatcgtcggcaaagcctaccccgatacactcaccatcatcatgggcgtaccacactcttgggcccttacttcatagttgattattgtgctgatagatgtatgagacagttctctcaaaggcagaagatggtctctttgcatgcaccaattggagctattcctgaatttgaccttagttctcctcaatggacggcattgtttgcagtagctcgacaagaatggaagacacaaatatcatacacttggttcataggcccagtggtgaagaaagaatatgctgagtggtgggatgccaaccgaccaccatccatccttccctaaaaagttttatgttgtcaactttgtattccttctgtcgttgtcatctttattagtatctttgcATGTAAC
Proteins encoded in this region:
- the LOC116249808 gene encoding L-type lectin-domain containing receptor kinase SIT2-like; amino-acid sequence: MAGIGRFPFASTIIIIAHLLLSHLFVPATSAGSSFVFNGFRGSNLTLTGSAIVTGLGALRLTNNSNLLSSGYTGHAFYPMPLRFKEPSPVNRTFSFSSRFVFAIVSEQQNFGGCGFAFTIAPSSDLPTAVAGNFMGLLNKSTDGKPSNHIFAVEFDTVEGASVKDPDDNHVGVDINSVTSNFTEPAAYYTDESTNQTINLQSGESLQAWIDYDGVSGFINITIAPLSHPLRPHRPLISRSLNLSPLLQEFMYVGFSSSTKKVFSEHYILGWSFAINGDAPPLDLSKLPRYPKIKQTSKTSRLLPYTSTLGLFLVTAIAIASFLLYRRWRLYSETVEEWELNYPHRFPYKELYRATKGFREKELLGRGGFGSVYKGVLPSCGLEVAVKKVTNGATQGMREFVAEISSLGRLRHRNLVQLQGWCRRGEDLLLVYDFMVNGSLDTFLFDQQKGLLAWEVRFKILKGIASGLLYLHEGWEQVVVHRDIKASNVLLDAEMNGKLSDFGLAKFYDHGSNPQTTRVVGTLGYMAPELSQTGKATTSADVFSFGALLLEVACGRQPMDYKKSEEEVMVADWVLMCWRSGRILNAVDKRLGMNYVREEAELVLKLGILCSQTAPQARPNMVQVVQFLNGDASMENFAVESVVMKSDCGGFEQLALAYPSSDRLSSSS